From candidate division TA06 bacterium:
AAGGAAGCGGAGAACCTGATCCACCAGGTCTACGATCCTTTAGGCAAGCTGGACGCCAAGAACAAGGAGCTTTCCAAGCCGATGGCGGAGAAGATCGGGGCCATCATCAAGAAAGTGGCCATGGACAACAACCTCCTGCTGGTGCTGGACTCGTCCTCCGGCATGGTGGTTTATGCCGACAAGGACCTGGACCTGACCGACCAAGTTTTGGAGGAGTTGGCCAAGTCGGAGGGAATCGTGGTCCAGTATCAGGCTTCGCTGGCGCTTTTTCCGGTCTGGGACGCCGACGCCGAGGCGGCGCGCAAAAAATTAGGCAAGCTGGCTTTCGGATACCTTTTCAGTTCTTTAAGCCGTTCCGAAACATTCAAGCCCCTGGCCCAAAAGTTAGTCAAGGACCTGGTCAAGGACAAGGGGCTGGAGGACAAGGAGGTCAGCGACATCAGGGGCCTGGAACTGGCCAAAATTTTGACCGCCCAGTTCGCCATTAACGGAGGCGTCTATTATAATCCGGCCAACGGGCAGATCACTTTGAAACTCCGGCTGTTCAACGTGGACACCGGCATGATGCTGGCCGAAGAGAACGAAGTGGCGGCCGGGCAAACCGAACTTTCCGGGGCCTGCGAGAACCTGATCGCCCGGCTGGCCCAGAAGGCCGGCGGAAAATGAGAAGCATCAAGGCCAGCGAGATCGCAGCCCTGTGCCAGGGCCGGCTGGCCGGCCCTGACCTGGATATTAAAGGGCTGTCCGGCTTAAAGGAGGCCCGGCCCGGTTTTTTGAGTTTTTTATCCAATCCCAAATATGCCTCTTCCCTTTCCGGCACCCAGGCTTCCTGCATCATAGTTACTCCGGGCACGGAGGTCAAGGATAAAACCCTGATCGAATGCCAC
This genomic window contains:
- a CDS encoding OmpH family outer membrane protein — translated: MKIVRRAFVWAGLLVLGATTAVLAQKTGYVDSKKIFESYKGAGDIKLQVNRALEVWNKEIELKRAEIDSLEKDLEAQNLVISSERRKHKQEEIKAKKKEAENLIHQVYDPLGKLDAKNKELSKPMAEKIGAIIKKVAMDNNLLLVLDSSSGMVVYADKDLDLTDQVLEELAKSEGIVVQYQASLALFPVWDADAEAARKKLGKLAFGYLFSSLSRSETFKPLAQKLVKDLVKDKGLEDKEVSDIRGLELAKILTAQFAINGGVYYNPANGQITLKLRLFNVDTGMMLAEENEVAAGQTELSGACENLIARLAQKAGGK